One Vespa crabro chromosome 9, iyVesCrab1.2, whole genome shotgun sequence genomic region harbors:
- the LOC124427003 gene encoding GTP:AMP phosphotransferase AK3, mitochondrial, whose protein sequence is MYYKTRKEEERRRRLERLLERIDLMVALSTCCFSKAAAFRAVILGAPASGKGTISLRIIEHFNIMHISSGDKLRLHVKNNTELGKEVKKYLDSGSFVPDETMISLIEKEIEAVGDHNWLLDGFPRTLTQAEKLQRIQPANLVLNLIVPTSVILNRVKNRWVHLPSGRIYNIGFNDPKVPGKDDVTGESLSQREDDKPEVVHRRLEEYSAKTKPVVDFYCNLGILKNFRGDTTDDIWPSIKECVEQFL, encoded by the exons ATGTATTATAAAAcaaggaaggaggaggaacgtCGTCGACGTTTAGAACGACTTTTAGAGAGGATAGATTTAATGGTAGCGTTATCCACGTGTTGTTTTTCCAAGGCTGCGGCCTTCAGGGCCGTCATACTTGGTGCCCCTGCTTCCGGAAAAGGTACGATCTCATTAAGGATCATCGAACATTTCAACATAATGCATATTTCCAGTGGGGACAAATTACGTTTGCACGTGAAGAATAATACAG AATTAGGCAAAGAGGTGAAGAAATATCTGGACAGTGGAAGTTTCGTTCCAGACGAAACGATGATTTCcttaatcgaaaaagaaattgaagctGTAGGAGATCATAATTGGCTATTAGATG GATTCCCAAGAACGTTGACTCAGGCGGAAAAGCTGCAAAGAATTCAACCAGCAAATCTTGTCCTGAACCTAATCGTACCTACATCCGTGATTTTAAATCGTGTGAAGAATAGGTGGGTCCATTTACCAAGCGGAAGAATTTACAATATAGGATTTAATGATCCCAAAGTACCG ggtAAAGACGATGTGACTGGTGAATCACTTAGCCAAAGAGAGGACGACAAACCGGAAGTAGTGCATAGAAGATTAGAAGAATATTCTGCAAAGACCAAACCGGTGGtagatttttattgtaatcttGGAATACTTAAGAATTTTCGAGGTGACACCACCGATGACATATGGCCTTCGATCAAGGAATGTgttgaacaatttttataa